Proteins from one Acropora muricata isolate sample 2 chromosome 9, ASM3666990v1, whole genome shotgun sequence genomic window:
- the LOC136929945 gene encoding glycine cleavage system H protein-like, with product MAALRGASKLFPLVFNISTKRNVLWNSSYQLQRHFHITTKFLAERQFTKKHEWISVDNGIGTVGVTSYAQEQLGDIVYVQLPEIGLELQEGDVFGALESVKAAADVYSPVSGTVTEINNSLEDNPELVNQSPYDKGWLVKIELSEVTQPELLSEAAYDQFVKECQDEQ from the exons ATGGCGGCTCTAAGAGGTGCTTCGAAGTTATTTCCCCTTGTATTCAACATATCCACTAAACGAAATGTACTTTGGAACTCAAGCTATCAACTGCAACGACATTTTCACATTACAACAAAATTTTTAGCAG AGAGGCAGTTCACGAAAAAGCATGAATGGATAAGTGTGGACAATGGAATAGGAACGGTTGGTGTTACAAGCTATGCTCAG GAACAACTAGGAGATATTGTGTACGTTCAGCTTCCTGAGATAGGACTAGAATTACAAGAGGGAG ATGTTTTTGGAGCATTAGAAAGTGTCAAAGCGGCCGCTGATGTCTATTCGCCAGTGTCAGGCacagtaactgaaattaacaactCATTGGAAGATAATCCTGAATTAGTAAATCAATCACCTTATGACAAAG GTTGGCTGGTGAAGATTGAACTCAGTGAGGTTACACAGCCAGAACTGCTTTCAGAGGCAGCTTATGATCAATTTGTTAAGGAATGCCAGGATGAGCAATGA
- the LOC136929944 gene encoding uncharacterized protein, which yields MSEKVIAEVLPQDEVSQVQSRRTDEGNEEGTSQLPADDSSDVAETNEEQPKSDDFEPARKKARKSTPKKAENTATVGQDKYPFARSRGIRIFSDREIESQDAEMTKEYWRFWNDTAEELCSNRAYNDWGKRDLKLYIDAAWIIHKTYLQELRERELAELLRELQDKYGYSELPSKLKTQDQAVTTALSKLQDSTANLNELNLELSRTRGKAMNLKQRQVSDAYPSTQKEEETRGMNKQISELEKTLYEGMSEVKRDQDSMKKALNRQKTLVFKARQERP from the exons ATGAGTGAGAAAGTAATAGCAGAGGTTCTTCCTCAGGATGAAGTATCTCAAGTACAATCCAGAAGAACAGACGAAGGAAACGAGGAGGGAACATCCCAGCTGCCAGCAGATGACTCAAGCGATGTAGCAGAAACAAATGAAGAGCAACCGAAAAGTGATGATTTTGAACCAGCGAGGAAAAAAGCGAGGAAAAGCACGCCTAAGAAGGCTGAAAATACAGCTACTGTTGGCCAAGACAAGTATCCGTTTGCTCGATCGCGGGGAATTCGAATTTTCAGTGATAGAGAAATTGAGTCGCAAGACGCAGAAATGACAAAAGAATACTGGCGATTCTGGAATGACACTGCAGAAGAATTGTGTAGTAATCGAGCTTACAATGATTGGGGAAAACGAGATCTAAAGCTCTACATCGACGCTGCTTGGATAATCCATAAGACTTATTTGCAAGAGCTTCGCGAAAGAGAGCTGGCAGAGTTATTACGAGAGCTACAAGATAAGTATGGTTACTCCGAGTTACCATCAAAATTGAAAACACAAGACCAGGCTGTCACAACAGCTCTTTCGAAG CTCCAAGATTCAACAGCTAACCTCAATGAGCTGAACCTGGAGTTGTCACGGACCAGAGGTAAAGCTATGAATCTCAAGCAAAGGCAGGTCAGTGACGCTTATCCATCCACACAAAAAGAGGAAGAAACACGAGGGATGAACAAACAAATCAGTGAGTTAGAGAAGACCCTGTATGAAGGCATGTCAGAAGTTAAGAGAGATCAAGATTCCATGAAGAAAGCCCTCAACAGACAGAAAACATTGGTATTCAAAGCTCGCCAGGAACGTCCATAG
- the LOC136929946 gene encoding uncharacterized protein has protein sequence MAGTFSFNVVVLVSLWSITVVASGNGTNPTTTTTTTATATGLASVQTSTVLPSIRTTSTSSVTVTPSSYSTQASVVPTLHNGTTPPPTTGSQTKSSAITASATVTLTPSPCANCTTPKPSGHRNHSMKPGGHGDSRGKWVATGFAIFFSITTIVMTVLYCRQRKIYRELEGDSSLSRLI, from the exons ATGGCGGGTACGTTTTCTTTTAATGTTGTCGTGTTGGTCAGCTTGTGGAGCATCACAG TTGTAGCTTCAGGCAATGGCACTaacccaacaacaacaacaacaacaacagcaacagcaacaggACTTGCTTCAGTCCAAACATCAACAGTTCTTCCAAGTATCCGTACAACATCAACTTCAAGTGTAACAGTGACGCCTTCTTCATATAGCACTCAAGCTTCAGTAGTACCCACGTTACATAATGGCACTACACCACCACCAACCACTGGAAGCCAAACCAAATCATCAGCAATAACTGCATCAGCCACTGTGACTTTAACTCCATCTCCTTGTGCAAATTGCACCACACCAAAACCATCGGGGCACAGAAATCACTCCATGAAACCAG GGGGTCATGGAGATTCTCGTGGAAAGTGGGTGGCGACTGGATTCGCCATTTTCTTTAGCATCACCACTATTGTCATGACCGTGCTGTACTGCCGTCAGCGCAAGATTTACAGGGAGTTAGAGGGGGACAGCTCCCTGTCCAGGCTTATTTag